One part of the Clostridium thermosuccinogenes genome encodes these proteins:
- a CDS encoding carbohydrate ABC transporter permease, producing the protein MKHTSTRYKIFRVFNVLFMLVIIVITLFPYLHVLAKSLNEGIDASRGGITIFPRVFTWDNYKTVLGDKNIFNAATITIARVVIGTLLSLIVQYCAAYVMAKKDFIGKTVLLLFLIIPNFINAGLIPTFMLYHRLGLINNFLVYILPGLFSFYNMIIIRTYIKSTIPDSLEESAKMDGANEITVLLRIFLPLSKPILATVSLWVAVGLWNDWITTLYYVTRNRLFTLQYMLMRVIRESEAVLNMIAEAVKEGRDMNDLQQQIKTTPESLISAQIIITSVPIILVYPFFQKYFVKGVMIGAIKG; encoded by the coding sequence ATGAAACATACCAGTACAAGGTACAAGATTTTCCGGGTATTCAATGTATTATTCATGCTTGTGATCATAGTAATTACACTATTTCCTTATCTCCATGTGTTGGCTAAATCCCTCAATGAAGGAATAGATGCCTCAAGGGGCGGTATAACTATATTTCCAAGGGTTTTTACATGGGATAATTATAAGACCGTTTTAGGGGACAAAAATATTTTCAATGCGGCTACCATTACGATAGCAAGGGTGGTAATTGGAACACTGCTGTCCTTGATAGTCCAGTACTGTGCGGCATATGTCATGGCCAAAAAGGATTTTATAGGAAAAACGGTGCTGCTGTTGTTCCTGATAATTCCCAACTTTATAAATGCAGGATTGATACCGACCTTTATGCTATACCACAGATTGGGATTGATAAATAATTTCCTGGTTTATATACTTCCCGGGCTGTTCAGCTTCTACAACATGATAATCATCAGGACATATATAAAGAGCACTATCCCCGACAGCCTGGAAGAGTCCGCCAAAATGGATGGGGCTAACGAAATCACGGTTTTGCTGCGTATATTTCTGCCATTATCAAAACCGATTCTGGCAACCGTATCCCTCTGGGTTGCTGTGGGATTATGGAATGATTGGATAACCACACTGTATTATGTAACCAGAAACAGGCTCTTCACTCTGCAGTATATGCTAATGAGAGTTATCAGGGAAAGCGAAGCAGTGCTCAATATGATTGCTGAAGCTGTCAAGGAAGGCCGTGATATGAATGATCTGCAGCAGCAGATAAAGACTACTCCTGAGTCGCTCATATCAGCGCAAATTATTATAACCAGCGTCCCAATAATTCTTGTATACCCGTTCTTCCAGAAGTATTTTGTCAAAGGAGTCATGATAGGCGCCATCAAAGGGTAA
- a CDS encoding ABC transporter permease: protein MAGAYVNMSTGKGSKKSKLLRLKKDFSLYLLILPALLSVFVFNYVPLPGISIAFMDFDIIDQFNSPWAGFKHFQEIVTIPQLKEAAFNTLKLGVLSLITGFPLPIIFALMLNELKNGIFKRTVQTISYLPHFLSWATVIGIAYTIYSKYGPINDLLVWITGDDNSRILFLGEQGFFVPNVLLLQIWKNLGWNTIIYLAALTSIDPELYEASYIDGAGRLKQIIYITIPGIKQTVIMLLILACGGILNDNFQLVYGLQNAFIDYEVISTIVYKQGLQQSQYSMATAFGLTLGLVSFLLTWGANKVSKKVSEISIW from the coding sequence GTGGCTGGAGCTTATGTAAACATGTCAACAGGGAAAGGTTCAAAGAAATCAAAACTGCTCAGGCTAAAAAAGGATTTTTCGCTGTATTTACTAATACTGCCGGCCCTATTGAGCGTATTTGTATTTAACTATGTTCCTCTACCGGGCATTTCCATAGCATTTATGGATTTTGATATCATAGACCAGTTCAATAGTCCCTGGGCAGGGTTTAAGCATTTTCAGGAAATCGTCACCATTCCGCAGCTTAAGGAAGCAGCTTTCAATACTTTGAAGCTGGGAGTTTTATCGCTGATAACCGGATTTCCGCTGCCTATAATTTTTGCCCTTATGCTGAATGAACTGAAAAACGGCATATTCAAACGAACCGTACAAACTATAAGCTATCTGCCTCACTTCTTATCCTGGGCAACAGTTATTGGAATAGCTTATACGATATATTCGAAATATGGACCGATCAATGATTTGCTGGTATGGATAACCGGTGATGACAACAGCAGAATTCTCTTTCTTGGGGAACAGGGTTTTTTCGTTCCCAATGTGCTTCTGTTGCAAATCTGGAAAAACTTAGGCTGGAATACAATAATATATCTGGCTGCACTAACGTCAATAGACCCTGAACTATATGAAGCATCTTATATCGATGGTGCAGGAAGGCTAAAACAGATAATATACATCACTATACCGGGGATTAAGCAAACAGTCATCATGCTGCTGATATTGGCCTGCGGCGGCATTCTGAATGACAATTTCCAACTGGTTTATGGCCTGCAAAATGCTTTTATTGATTATGAAGTAATAAGCACAATAGTGTACAAGCAGGGGTTGCAGCAAAGCCAATATTCAATGGCAACCGCATTTGGCCTTACCCTTGGCCTGGTTTCATTTCTTTTGACATGGGGAGCTAACAAGGTTTCCAAAAAGGTCAGCGAAATCTCAATATGGTAG